In Trichocoleus desertorum NBK24, the following are encoded in one genomic region:
- a CDS encoding rubredoxin, which yields MSTQAVDPQSLDRHECRACGYVYEPAKGDDKRQIPPGTAFEELPVDWRCPVCSAKVSQFTSIGPAGSASGFRENLNYGLGVNRMTPGQKNLLIFGGLGLGFLLFLSLYGLQ from the coding sequence ATGAGCACTCAAGCTGTTGATCCTCAATCCCTAGACCGCCATGAGTGTAGAGCATGCGGCTATGTCTACGAACCCGCCAAGGGGGATGATAAGCGTCAAATTCCTCCAGGGACGGCTTTTGAAGAGTTGCCCGTCGATTGGCGCTGTCCAGTTTGCAGTGCCAAAGTCTCACAGTTTACCAGTATTGGGCCAGCAGGTTCCGCCTCCGGTTTTCGGGAGAACCTAAACTACGGCCTTGGGGTCAACCGAATGACACCTGGTCAAAAAAACTTGCTAATTTTTGGAGGTTTAGGGCTAGGGTTCTTGCTGTTCCTCAGCCTCTACGGTTTGCAATAA